The genomic stretch TTCCATAAAAAAGGGCGGGAATAATGAGGATGAGGGAGATGGGGGTGTGGAGGATTATACCCCGCCAAAAATTGATCTTCCGCCTGGGGTAGAATGGCCTAGCGATTCCCCAAAATCCAGATTGCCTGAACCCTTGGAGGTTTAGTGCTTGTTGCAGATTCCCTGTACAAGCAAATTCATCTCCTTCTTTTTAAAACCGGGTGGAAGTTTGATGCTTGGCAATGAGGTGGATTCGAGGCAGGTAGTTTCCCCACAGACTTCACATTTGAAGTGTACATGTTCATGATTGTGATCCACCTCTTCATGGGAGCAGAGGGCATATTTGGTAGCTCCACTATCATCCAGAACCTTATGGACGACATCTTTATCCACAAAAGTCTTTAGCGTACGGTAAATAGTTACCCGGTCAAATTGACTGTCCAGAGAGTCTTCCAGGTCAGAGTGCGCTAATGCCACCTGCTTATCCAGAAATTCCCGGAGAATCTCCTGACGACAGTCAGTCACGCGTAACTTATGGCTTTGTAGTATTGATAGAGGTGAGGACATGTTCATAATTTAAAACAAAATTAATGAAATTTTGATTTCAAGTCATTTGTTTCTCCCCATGGGCTGGGGGGAATGTTTTTTTAACAAAACCCAAACTCATATAATTGCACTCCTATTTATCTCTAACATGTTTTTCCTTTGAGACAACGCATATTTGTAGCCAGGGTTTTTAAAGGTTAATTAGCGTACAAATCTCCGATTGCCCTAGGATTTAAAAAATTCCAATTTGAATTCGTAGCGCCCCGCAGGTGATTACAAAAAAATGGGCACCGATCTCACTGGTGCCCATTTAGCTTATTCTATTTCCCTAAATCCGTTACTTAGGATCTAGAATGGCGTTTACTCTTTCCAAGGCATCTTCCAGATGAAGCTTTGACATCCTGTCTGAAGTCCTGGAAACCGCTGATCGTATATCTCTCTGCAGTGTTTTTAATTCACCTCGTGCCATTGGTCTGATATCCGACTGGGAGGCATTGATCTGGGTGCCTAGGTATCTTCTATAGGCAGCCGGGATGTCTGGACCATCGCTTGTCATCAAATACTCCATACGTTCGATATAAGCTCTTTGGAGGGCTCTTCTATATACGTCAATGGTTTTGCCGGAAGGTAGTTCCGACCAGATGCCTTTTCTTAGATCATCAAAAAGCTCGGTTATTTTGTAAGCATCATTTCCATTTAGTGCCTCATTTTCGATCACACGGCCCAGTCGCCCAAGGTCAAGCACTGAATTCAACGTATTTGCCTGCACCCCACGGATTCTCTCCAAAGCACCGAAATCTTCTATCCTGGCTATGATCTGATCGTCCATCATCCAAGAAGGCGTGGCAAAAAGCTCCGAGTTTAGGAAGGCTACTGCTGACTTTTGGAGGTCTTTTGCGGTATGCGTATAGATAGGCTTGTCCTGACCTACTGCTCTATAGACTTCGGCCACACCACCGATATTGGTTTTTACGTGTCCCATGTATCTGTTGAACTGAGTGATTACCTGCCCGTACATTTCACTCAAATCTTCAAAATTCTTGTATGGCTTTTCCTGTTCTGAGGTCCATTCCATCAGGTTGGGCATGATGCGCTTTAGATTTGCGATGCCATACTCAGATGCCTTCATGGAGTTGTCTCCCAAATCCTCACTTTGTGCGGTAGGATCATAGCTGTTCCCCTGACGCCCGTATCTATAGATTGGATCACCTTGTTTCTCCAAAATCCATTGATCCAGGGTCATTAATTCATCTTCTGGAGAAGCTGCATCGGGAATAGGTCTATAACCCCACGCTACGGCATATTTGTCATAGGGGCCTACATTCGGCATTAAGCTCACTCCTTCATCACCTGGCTGGGCGATGTAATTGAACCTTGCGTAATCCATGATAGAAGGCGCTGTCCCCATTGCCTTAGTGAATTCTGCATCTCTCAGTTTTTCCACCGGATAGGCGTGGGAAGAGGCGAAGTTGTGCGGAAGCCCCAGTGTGTGTCCTACTTCATGAGAGGAGACAAACTGTACCAATCTTCCCATTACTTCATCTTTGAACTGTACGCCTTGCGCATCCGGATTGATGGCCGCAGTCTGGATAAAGAACCAGTTTCTCAACAGGTTCATTACGTTGTGGTACCATCCTATATCAGACTCCAGGATCTCACCCGACCGGGGATCTGATACATGGGGGCCATACGCATTCTGGATATCAGATGCGAAGTAGCGGATTACTGAATACCTCGCATCTTCCGGGCTCCAATCGGGATCTTCTTCTTTGGTAGGTGCGAGTTTAGCCGTGATGGCGTTTTTGAATCCTGCTGCCTCAAAGGCCACCTGCCAATCTTCCACCCCTGCGATGAGGTAAGGAATCCATTGCTTTGGGGTGGCAGGATCTATGTAGTAAACGATCTGCTTTTTAGGTTCTACCAATTCCCCCGCTTTGAATTTCTCCATGTCCTCCTCCTTTACTTCCAGTCTCCATCTGTCCAGAAACACACGTTTGTCGGCCTTTTGTGCATCAGAGCCATAGTCAATCATGGATCTGCTAAACCAGCCCACGCGCTGATCAGCCAGACGTTGCTTCATAGGTTCCTTAGGGAGCAGGAGCATGGAAGAGTTCATCTCCAGGGTGATCAATCCCGTAGAGCTATTTGAGGGAGGCTCATTGGCACTATAAGTCATTACATACCGGGCTTCTATATTGATGGGGTAGGTGTGGATATGTTCGATATAAGATCTATCTGTATCCAGCCTGGTCACCTTGTACTGCGTACGACGTCCTTTAGGGAGTCCCAGAGCCTGTACGTCTTTCGTCCACAGATCTGTAGCCTCAATCACAATCCCTGTAGAATCCGTTCCCAGAGATTTGATCGGGAATTTCTGCAGTAGTGGCTCCAGGTTTGAGTTCTTTACTGCCTGGGCGATAGGCAATGAATCTGCGGCAAAATTATTGACGGAGATTACTCTTAGCTGTATGTCCTTGTTGTGTTTTTCCCAGCGTAGCATCAGCGTATTGGTGCGTTCGCCTCCATAGCCTAGACCATCTGCTGTTTTGGCTATAGTAGTCACCATCAGCATGTCTCTGCCTAGGAGGGAGTCAGGGATTTCGTAGTAGTATTTGTCCTCAATCTGATGGACTTTGAAAAGTCCGTCTTTTGATTTCGCTTTTGCTGTGATTACTTCATTGTAAGGTTTTGGATCTGAATCATTACCTTTTGGTTTGGCTGGCGTAGCTGGTGCTTCTTGCTTGGAATCCTTTTTCTTCTTTTTCTGAGCAAAAGAATCCGTGGAATATAGCATTACACCCAACACGCCGACTAGCAGGGTAAAGCCCCTAAGTAATTTGGGTAGGGTATTTCTCATAGTTATTATTTGGTTTTATAAATTCTAAACCTTGAATTTCCTGAAAGCATCTGTAAGAAGTACCCATTTTTGATGAACGGTATATTTGTAAAGTTAAAGGCAGAGTAGTGAAAGGTAAACGCAAAATTGTAGTAATCGGCGGAGGATTGGCCGGGCTGGTGTCCGCCTATTTGTTGGCTAAAAGCGGTCAGCAGGTTCTTTTGATAGAAAAGAAGCACTTTCCCTTTCATCGCGTATGTGGGGAGTATCTATCCAATGAAGTACTTGATTTTTTGAAAAGAGAGGGGCTGTTGCCTCTGTGTCAGGATTTTCCTCAGATATCCACATTTTTGTTTTCTGATACTAAAGGGAAAGAAGTAAGGGTGCCGTTGGATTTAGGAGGTTTTGGAATTAGCCGCTTTGTCCTGGATGAATATATCTATCAGGAAGTTTTGAAAGTTGGCGGAGAAGTCAAAACGGGCATTCAGGTAGAGTCTGTTTGTTTTAATGAACAAGAAAGGCAGTTTACCCTCGTAATGGCAGGAGGAGAAGAACTGCTGGCAGATTATGTTATTGGTGCTTTTGGCAAAAGATCAAAGTTGGATAAAGTGCTAAAGCGCAGCTTTATAGAGAAAAGAAGCCCCTACATAGGTGTCAAATATCATATCAAGAGTGACTTTATTCGGGACACTGTAGGGCTATACAACTTCAAAGGCGGGTATTGTGGAATAAATGCGATAGAAGAAGGGAAGTCTAATTTATGTTATTTGGGCTCCCGTGATCATCTGAGGGAGTTTGGTTCTATATCTGCTATGGAGCAGGAAATTTTGTGGAAAAACCCTGGGCTTAAGCACTTATTTACTGAAAGCGAATTCCTTTTTGATAGGCCAGAAGTAATCAATGAAATCAATTTTGAGCCCAAATCCCCTGTGGATAACCATATCCTAATGGCGGGGGATTCGGCGGGATTGATCACTCCGCTCTGTGGCAACGGTATGGCCATGGCAATACACTCAGGTAAGCTTGCGGCGGAGGCTATTTTAAGAAGTAGGTCCAGGCAAGAAGTGGAAGCATATTATACGGCTAGCTGGAATTCTAATTTTAGGAGGAGGCTTTGGTTGGGGCGTAAGGTTCAGTTGCTTTTCGGGACGCGGCAAGCTTCAGTTTTTACCAGAAAACTAATTCAATACATTCCTGTCTTTGCTTCCCAAATTATCAAAAACACACACGGCAGACCAATCTAATGCCCTAGAACTTGCAAGATCTGGGTGTTTTCCAGAAAGTAATAGATAAAAAAAGCATTCAAGGCCAGAGCTGAGAAATAATTCATTCCCATTGCCCAATGGTAGTTGGCGTATTTGACAGGGTTCAACCTGATAAAGCTAAACCAGATCAAAAAGTAAATCATAATCGGCGCCATCGCAGCCAGGAATATCCAGAGGGTCTGGCTCTGGTTACGGGTCAGGAAGAACCAGGCAAAAGCTGCCCCCGTCACCATAAAAACAATTGCCGAAAAAAGGAAAGTACCTTTTATTCCTAATACCAAGCTAAGCGTGCGGTCTCCTCTACGGCTGTCTTCACCATGTTGGTAAACCTGTGTAAGCGGATAGTTGCCCCACAACATCAAACTCGTCAGAAGTCCCGGAATCGCCACGTGTGGCTTAATCAAAACATCCCAGCCCAAATCACTGAGTCCGGCATAGGTCATGGCAAATGTAAAATAGCCCTGAAACAATCCCGCAATAAACCAGCTCCCATAAGGATATTTCTTGATGCGGATGCCCGGATGTGAATAAGCCATACTTACTAAGCCATAAATGAGGAGCATCAGCGCAAAACTCAGATTTATAGTTCCTGCAATTCCTATAGCGATCAGGAAAAACACCAGTGATAGCCAATAAAGGTCTTTGGTGACTTTAGGTGGATGCTTCAGTCCGCCTATACTTTCTTCATCCTTGTCGAAGTAGCTGTTGTAGCCGTTGCTGGAAGGATAAAGGAAAAGATGAAGGGCGGTGAAAACCCATAGCATTCTCCATTCATTGTGGTTAGGAGTCAATGCCAGCGCAAAGAAAAACACAGGCATCAAAAAAAATGAGAAAGGAATCCGTAAATGCTGAATGCTGGATGTAGAAATCATAGATCTAAGCTAGGTTGAGCTGATAACTTTTTCCATGCGGACGAGTTATCATGCATTCACCTAATTTAGAAATAAACAATTAACTTGATGTGATGAAATTTTTAATGGGAGAAAGAATTCGGCATCGTATTAGGATAAAAATTCCAAGTAGAAATCATCATTCTTCTATGATGCAGGATTTATTGACTCAAAATCCCTCCCTATGGAAATAAGTATAGAAAGTATTGGAGTAGCTAATCCTGGCAAGCCGATAAAACAGTCTCAGATTGCCCATTTTATGCAACAAGCGCATCAAGTGGATGAGCGAGAAGCTAGGAAGCTGAAATTTTTATATAGAAAATCAGGTATTTCTTTTCGCTATAGTGTTTTGGATGATTTTGAAAAATCTGATAGTAAGGATTTTACTTTTTTTCCTAAATCCGCGGATTTTGAACCATTCCCCGGGACTAAAGCCAGGATGGAGATTTTCCGTAAAACTGCCCCTGTGCTCTGTGTGGAGGCTATAAATAATTGCTTAGCTAAAACCGAGACAAAGGCCTCAGAAATCACACACCTTATTTTGGTTTCCTGTACAGGGATGGTCGCACCGGGGGTAGAGTTGGAGCTGATGAAACTCCTTGGTCTTAAAGATTCTGTGGAGCGATATTGCATACATTTCATGGGGTGTTATGCTGCATTTACGGGATTGAAGTTGGCAGATAAGATCCTGAAAGCAGAGCCTGATGCTAAGGTCATGCTGATCACAGTGGAGCTGTGTACGCTGCATTTCCAAAAAGAATATGTTGAAGATAACATTCTTGCCAATTCACTTTTTGGGGATGGTGCTGCCGCAGCGTTGATCAGGAATACTGATTCGGGATTGAAGATCAAATCGTACCTGAGCCAGGTGATCAGGGAAGGAGAAGAGGATATGGCTTGGGGAATCGGTGATTTTGGATTTGAAATGCGTCTGAGCAAGTATATTCCTATACTTTTGGATCAGGGGATCAACCGATTAATAGAGAAATTTGAGCAAAAATTCAAGTTGTCCTCTCTAGAGCATTTTGCCATCCATCCGGGAGGAAAGCAGATTCTTCAGAAGGTTCAAGAGGTATTCGGTTTGCCTGAGTCCATAAATACCCATGCGCTGGCAATATTGGATAAATTTGGCAATATGTCTTCTGCTACCATACTGTTTGTGCTGGAGCGGATGATGCATGATGAGCATATCCATGGAGAGATTCTTTCCATGGGCTTTGGGCCTGGTTTGACTTTGGAAACCTTACTGTTAGATAAGAAATGAGACTTTTTGCGCAGCGAAGTAAGGATAAAGAACTGATGGATGACCTCAATTGCTCGGGAGAGGAATTAGTGCAGACTTTGCGAGAGCTAAGGACAATAAACCGATGGCTGGGTGGAAATTATGTGACCACTAATGGTCTGGCGAAAATCATCAAGAAACATCCCCGAAATTCCTTCCTCGTCGCTGACATTGGCTGTGGTGGAGGTGATATGATCCGTGTTATGGATGATTGGTCAAAAAGTAAAAAAAAAGCCCTTAACTTTGTAGGAATCGATGCCAACAAAAACATTATAGACTTGGCGGCAGTTAGATTGGCTGACATCCCCCGGGTTGCCTGGAAAGTAGGGAATGTTTTTGATGGAGAATTCTCCGAAGAAAAAGTGGATATTTCTACTTGTACGCTCTTTACACATCATTTTACCGATAGCGAATTAGTCGGACTTTTGAAATCTCTCAGAGCTAAATCAAGACTGGGGATTGTGATCAATGACCTTCACAGGCATTGGTTCGCATACTATAGTATACTAGTTCTCACTAAGCTGTTCAGTAAATCGAAAATGGTGCAAAACGATGCCTCATTATCAGTGTTAAGGAGCTTTACTAAAATCGAATGGACCAAAATACTCCATTCTGCTGGGTTTGAAAATTTTGAGATTAGCTGGCATTGGGCATTTCGCTGGCAAGTGACAATTATATTTTAGAAAGTTAATAACCAAAACAAAGTATCATGGAATTTTCTCAGGAAACAGTAAATGCATTTTATGAACGAGCAATTGACTTGGCATATTTAGTCGTTCCAAGAATCATATTTGCTGTCATTTTTTACCTAGTAGGTAAATTTATTATCAAAAGCCTGTTAAGGGGCATGAAAAATCTTTTGGAGAAAAGGGAGAGTAACCCCTCACTAAATGATTTTCTGTTTGGTTTCGTAAAAGTTGTACTATTCATCACCTTATTCATGGGAGTGGCCAGCATTTTAGGGGCGCCTCTAGGCTCTGCGGTGGCTATATTTGGAGCTGCAGGTTTGGCTATTGGCCTGGCACTGCAGGGATCCCTATCCAATTTTGCAGGTGGGATACTGATACTAGGCTTCAAACCTTTTGAAGTAGGCAATGTCATCGTGGCCCAGGGGCATACTGGGACAGTGGCCAAGATTCAGATTTTGTATACGCACCTAATGACTTTCGATAATAGAGAAGTCGTTATTCCAAACGGAAGCCTTGCCAACTCTGATATAATAAATATGAGTACTCAGCCAACCAGAAGAACAGAACTCAATGTAGGAGTGGCTTATGGAACTAATATCAAACAGGCAAAAGAAATCATCAAAAATATATTTGAAAATGATCCTCGTGCGCTTAAAGAGCCTGCTCCTTTTGTCGCCTTGAGTAATTTTGGAGATAGTTCATTGGATCTCGTGGTACGGGTGTGGGCCAAATCGGGGGACTTATGGCCAATGCACTTTGATGCGATGGAATCAATAAATTCCGAATTTGAGAAGCATGGTATAGAAATCCCTTTCCCTCAACGTGTGGTTCATCAGATAAAAGAAGAAGCCGCAGGAGAAGAAGCTAAACAGGATTAAAACAGTAATCCTCAAGACAAAAAGGAGGCTGTCCCATAACAAGAAAACTTACTTATGACAGCCTCTTTGTATGCGCTAAACCTGCCAGGTTTTCCTGTTGGGAGCGAGAAATACAGATGATTCAAAAAAGCCAGAAAATGTAAACCTGGCAGGTTTTTCTGGAGCTTACAAATCCCCCTGCCCCCTTTGATCATAGCTGTATTCCAAAAGAAAACCAAAGGCAAAGGGGGATTTGGCAAGTGCTCCCTCTGAAACCTATATCAATTTGTTGAGCAAGGAATAATTTTCACCAGACGTTCCTACGGAACCAACATAAATCCCTGTATTCCTACATCTACCGACCATACGTTCCTACGGAACGGGACGTGATAAAATTAACCACAGGGATCACAGAGGAGGGCGCAGTCATCAGTGGGCAGAAGAGGGAAGTCAGAAGGCTAAAGTCTGAAATTTGTAGGATTCAAACTGCAAAAAAAACGACTACCTTGAAAGATAGCCGTTTTGATTTTTTTCCAATGCGTGAATCAGTCCAGGGTTACCTGCTTAGAGCCGGTCGGGTAGAAGACTGTGGCCATTTTATCGCAAGTGCCGTCCCCATAGTCCACCGAAGCTTCAATTTCATTGAACTGAAACGATACGATTCCTGATAGAGGTGTGGAAACACCGGTTTCCAAACAGCTTCTAGTATAAATCAACGCTTCTGTAACTGAAGAAGTGTAGTCTAATCCGCTGCGGCTTGTTCCTGAGGCACTTCCGGTGATAGATACTTCGTAGTTTCCTTGTGTGCCAAGGTTGATTTTTCGAAGCTGTTCGCTAGACACCGTTACGGAAGAGCCATCAGCCCAGGTCACTTTTCCATTTTGAATGGTAACTTCTAGGGTGATTGCGTTTGTTTCTATATCTACTTCTTTATTGGTGATAGTCCGTGTGCCTTCCACTTTTTTTCCATCCACTTCATATCCGTCAAATGTTGTAATGATCTTGGCACCAGGGAATAACAGGTGGGCAGTATAGGTTAGGTTAATGATTCCTTTTCTAGTGACTCCATTACTATTGGTACAGCCTTCGCCGAAATCAACAGTGATTTTCTTAGATTCTTCATCAATTGTAATCACAGCGCTTTCACAAATACTCCCTGTGGGAATATCCACTGCGGTTCTTGCACTAAGCCCTGAATTACTCAGAACTTTGAGGGTGAGATTGTCAAGGTCTTCAAAGACTATGGAAGCTTCCGCATCCTCTTCGACGATTGTATAGTTTGGCTCCGAAGGGTCATCATTAAAGTCGCAGCTCGCGACAAGCATACCAGTTAGTACAAGTAATACCAGTGGGGTGTTCAATAGTTTTTTCATTGAGTAGGTTAGTTGTTGATCGGTTAGTTTATTTTGTGTTTATGCTGATGTGATTTTTGGGAGATAAATGTCAACATCAGCGTTGGAATTTGAATAAGTGGCAATGATTGCGCCAATTTGATTAGTTAGCTAGGTGCAATCCCTATCTTTGGGCATGAAAGGATTTGATTTCGGGAATTCTAATCTCCTAGAGAAGCTTAAAGCGGTTAAAAATAAGGCAGGTACACTATCTTTTTTGCGTTTGATAGTATTCGTGGTTATGGGAGGGCTATTTGTTCTGTCGGTTTCAGATAGTCCTATATGGATCTTTTTTTTCGTGATTGCAGTGGTTGCTTTCATTGGATTGATTAAAAAATATAATTACCATAAAGATCAGGAAGCCATTTATGTAGCCTTGGATCACATAAACGTATTCAGAGAAAAGCGGGTGTCTAGACAGCTAAAAGATCTTGAGCCCGGAGAAGAATATCAGGAGAAAAACCATCCTTTCTCAAACGACCTGGATTTGTTTGGCCACCATTCTCTTTTTCAGCTAGTGAACCATACGGTGTCCCAGAAAGGCAGTGATGCCTTGGCGGCTGGGATAAAATCAGATTTTGACCTGAAAAAGGCTTCTGCGTATCGGAAGGCTATTGCAGAGTTGGCTACAATCCCACATTTTTTGCATGCCATGGAGAGCATTGGGATTGCCTTCCACAATGATGAAAAATCAGATGCTGGCTGGATTACCTGGCTACATGAAGAGGAAAGGGGCAATAAGGTGATATCTGCGGGAGCTTTCCTGGGACCCGCAGGGGGGCTTACACTTGCACTACTCACTTATTTGGGAATCGTCCCCGGAGCATTATTTGGAATCTGGATACTCATCGGGATGTTTTTTTTAAGTATGGTTTTTTGGCGATTGAAAAAAGCAGGGGAATCCATTCCGAACCGCAATCAGCTAAAAACCTATCGTTACTGGCTGGCTATTTTGGAAAAGCAGCAATTCAAATCCCCACTTTTAATAGAGAGACAATCACCCTTTCTTACCAAAGGGGTAGAAGCTTCCAAGCTGTTTGATCAACTGGATAGTCTGGGGTTGTGGATACAAAACCGGATGAATTTATTGTATATCCCATTGAATCTCATTTTCTGGACAGATATGTTTCTGTACTTGAGATTAGTTGCCTGGAAAAGAGAATATGCCAATCTGGTAGCTGATTTTCCGGCTCACTTGGTGCAGTGGGAAGTTTTGGTGTCCTTGGGTGCCTTTGAAAACGAAGTGGGTGGAAAAGGGGCTGTCATACCCGTGAGTCGTGGATTGTATGGTAAGGAAGTGTCTCATCCCTTGCTTTCCCCAGAAGTGGCTGTGCCCAACGATTTCAAAATTGATGAAGAGCGGGGGATTATTCTGTTGACCGGCGCAAATATGAGTGGAAAAACCACCTTTATGCGAACGCTGGGCATCAATTGTGTGTTGGTCAATCTAGGTTTAAGCCCTTTCGCCAAGGAATTTGGATTTTCTGAGTTCCAGTTATACACAAGTATGAGAAATACCGATAATCTCGGAGAAAGCGTCAGTTCCTTTTATGCTGAGCTCAGCAGGATCAAATTGCTGATAGACAGAATCGAAAAGGGGGAAGAGATTTTCTTTCTTCTTGATGAGATCTTGAAGGGAACCAATACCGTGGATAGGATTGCGGGTTCCGAAGCACTGATACGTCAGGTGGCGAATTCCAATGCCTATGGGATTATTAGTACACATGATATAGAACTTGCAGAATTGGAGAATAAAATGGGTGTAGTACTTAATTTTAGTTTTCATTCTGAAATCCATGATCAGAATATTGATTTTGATTATAAACTAAAACAGGGGGCATGCCCTAGTTTCAATGCACATAAACTTATGGAATTAATGGGCATTCGCTTCGGGCAAGAGAAGTGATCTGTTCATCATTTATCCAACTATTGATTTCAATTTAACTATGGCTATACCATCGCAATCCCCCATTTTGGGTGTCCTCGGAGGAGGTCAGTTGGGCCGAATGCTTATCCAGTCGGCGATCAATTACAATCAAGATATCCACATTCTGGATCCCGATCCAAATGCGCCCTGCAAAGATCTGGCACAGCGTTTTACCGTGGGCTCACTCAAGGATTTTGATACTGTTTATGCCTTTGGGCATGCTTGTGACGTCATTACTGTCGAGATAGAAAGTGTTAATACAGAGGCTCTTGAGAAATTGCAGCGGGAAGGAAAGAAAGTTTATCCACAACCGGATATTTTGAGCTTGATTAAGGACAAGCGTAAGCAAAAGCAGTTTTATAGATTGCACGGGATTCCTACTGCTGACTTCATTTTGACAGCAGATAAGGATGAGGTTATCCACAATTCTGCTTTTCTGCCGGCAGTGAATAAATTAGGAAAGGAAGGCTATGATGGCAGAGGGGTTCGGGTGTTGAGAACTGAAGCTGATTTGGATAATGCATTTGATGCTCCGGGGCTGTTGGAGAAATTGATTGATTTCGATAAGGAGATAGCAGTGACTGTAGCAAGAAATGAATCAGGGGATTTGATCGCTTATCCTGCAGTAGAGTGTTCTTTTCATCCTACCGCCAATCTCGTGGAGTTTCTTTTTGCCCCGGCCGAGATCTCCGAAGAAGTGGCCGCCAAAGCGGAAAAAATCGCCAAGGACGTGATGCTGAAACTAGGAATGGTGGGCATACTGGCTGTGGAGATGTTTGTGACCAAAGAAGGGGAAGTTCTGGTAAACGAAATAGCTCCACGGCCGCATAATAGCGGGCATCATACGATAGAGGCCAATTACACCTCCCAGTTTGAGCAGCATTTAAGGTCGGTAATGAACTGGCCTCTTGGAAACCCGGACCTGAGATGCCCGGCAGCCATGATCAATTTGCTGGGGGAAGATGGATATGAGGGACTCGTCTTGGTGGAAGGACGGGATGAGGCTATAGCCGAACAGGGCGTATATATTCACCTGTACGGGAAAAAATTCACAAAACCATTAAGAAAGATGGGGCATGTTACGATATTGTCAAATACTGTTTCCGGATTGAAAGAAAAAGCA from Algoriphagus sp. NG3 encodes the following:
- a CDS encoding Fur family transcriptional regulator, giving the protein MSSPLSILQSHKLRVTDCRQEILREFLDKQVALAHSDLEDSLDSQFDRVTIYRTLKTFVDKDVVHKVLDDSGATKYALCSHEEVDHNHEHVHFKCEVCGETTCLESTSLPSIKLPPGFKKKEMNLLVQGICNKH
- a CDS encoding methyltransferase domain-containing protein, with protein sequence MRLFAQRSKDKELMDDLNCSGEELVQTLRELRTINRWLGGNYVTTNGLAKIIKKHPRNSFLVADIGCGGGDMIRVMDDWSKSKKKALNFVGIDANKNIIDLAAVRLADIPRVAWKVGNVFDGEFSEEKVDISTCTLFTHHFTDSELVGLLKSLRAKSRLGIVINDLHRHWFAYYSILVLTKLFSKSKMVQNDASLSVLRSFTKIEWTKILHSAGFENFEISWHWAFRWQVTIIF
- a CDS encoding mechanosensitive ion channel family protein → MEFSQETVNAFYERAIDLAYLVVPRIIFAVIFYLVGKFIIKSLLRGMKNLLEKRESNPSLNDFLFGFVKVVLFITLFMGVASILGAPLGSAVAIFGAAGLAIGLALQGSLSNFAGGILILGFKPFEVGNVIVAQGHTGTVAKIQILYTHLMTFDNREVVIPNGSLANSDIINMSTQPTRRTELNVGVAYGTNIKQAKEIIKNIFENDPRALKEPAPFVALSNFGDSSLDLVVRVWAKSGDLWPMHFDAMESINSEFEKHGIEIPFPQRVVHQIKEEAAGEEAKQD
- a CDS encoding zinc-dependent metalloprotease, yielding MRNTLPKLLRGFTLLVGVLGVMLYSTDSFAQKKKKKDSKQEAPATPAKPKGNDSDPKPYNEVITAKAKSKDGLFKVHQIEDKYYYEIPDSLLGRDMLMVTTIAKTADGLGYGGERTNTLMLRWEKHNKDIQLRVISVNNFAADSLPIAQAVKNSNLEPLLQKFPIKSLGTDSTGIVIEATDLWTKDVQALGLPKGRRTQYKVTRLDTDRSYIEHIHTYPINIEARYVMTYSANEPPSNSSTGLITLEMNSSMLLLPKEPMKQRLADQRVGWFSRSMIDYGSDAQKADKRVFLDRWRLEVKEEDMEKFKAGELVEPKKQIVYYIDPATPKQWIPYLIAGVEDWQVAFEAAGFKNAITAKLAPTKEEDPDWSPEDARYSVIRYFASDIQNAYGPHVSDPRSGEILESDIGWYHNVMNLLRNWFFIQTAAINPDAQGVQFKDEVMGRLVQFVSSHEVGHTLGLPHNFASSHAYPVEKLRDAEFTKAMGTAPSIMDYARFNYIAQPGDEGVSLMPNVGPYDKYAVAWGYRPIPDAASPEDELMTLDQWILEKQGDPIYRYGRQGNSYDPTAQSEDLGDNSMKASEYGIANLKRIMPNLMEWTSEQEKPYKNFEDLSEMYGQVITQFNRYMGHVKTNIGGVAEVYRAVGQDKPIYTHTAKDLQKSAVAFLNSELFATPSWMMDDQIIARIEDFGALERIRGVQANTLNSVLDLGRLGRVIENEALNGNDAYKITELFDDLRKGIWSELPSGKTIDVYRRALQRAYIERMEYLMTSDGPDIPAAYRRYLGTQINASQSDIRPMARGELKTLQRDIRSAVSRTSDRMSKLHLEDALERVNAILDPK
- a CDS encoding UbiA family prenyltransferase; translated protein: MISTSSIQHLRIPFSFFLMPVFFFALALTPNHNEWRMLWVFTALHLFLYPSSNGYNSYFDKDEESIGGLKHPPKVTKDLYWLSLVFFLIAIGIAGTINLSFALMLLIYGLVSMAYSHPGIRIKKYPYGSWFIAGLFQGYFTFAMTYAGLSDLGWDVLIKPHVAIPGLLTSLMLWGNYPLTQVYQHGEDSRRGDRTLSLVLGIKGTFLFSAIVFMVTGAAFAWFFLTRNQSQTLWIFLAAMAPIMIYFLIWFSFIRLNPVKYANYHWAMGMNYFSALALNAFFIYYFLENTQILQVLGH
- a CDS encoding NAD(P)/FAD-dependent oxidoreductase; its protein translation is MKGKRKIVVIGGGLAGLVSAYLLAKSGQQVLLIEKKHFPFHRVCGEYLSNEVLDFLKREGLLPLCQDFPQISTFLFSDTKGKEVRVPLDLGGFGISRFVLDEYIYQEVLKVGGEVKTGIQVESVCFNEQERQFTLVMAGGEELLADYVIGAFGKRSKLDKVLKRSFIEKRSPYIGVKYHIKSDFIRDTVGLYNFKGGYCGINAIEEGKSNLCYLGSRDHLREFGSISAMEQEILWKNPGLKHLFTESEFLFDRPEVINEINFEPKSPVDNHILMAGDSAGLITPLCGNGMAMAIHSGKLAAEAILRSRSRQEVEAYYTASWNSNFRRRLWLGRKVQLLFGTRQASVFTRKLIQYIPVFASQIIKNTHGRPI
- a CDS encoding type III polyketide synthase, whose translation is MEISIESIGVANPGKPIKQSQIAHFMQQAHQVDEREARKLKFLYRKSGISFRYSVLDDFEKSDSKDFTFFPKSADFEPFPGTKARMEIFRKTAPVLCVEAINNCLAKTETKASEITHLILVSCTGMVAPGVELELMKLLGLKDSVERYCIHFMGCYAAFTGLKLADKILKAEPDAKVMLITVELCTLHFQKEYVEDNILANSLFGDGAAAALIRNTDSGLKIKSYLSQVIREGEEDMAWGIGDFGFEMRLSKYIPILLDQGINRLIEKFEQKFKLSSLEHFAIHPGGKQILQKVQEVFGLPESINTHALAILDKFGNMSSATILFVLERMMHDEHIHGEILSMGFGPGLTLETLLLDKK